Within Legionella birminghamensis, the genomic segment TACTCCCTATGTATGGTTTGAATTATACAAACGTTTTCATTCCTTGAAAAACCGCCATTTAACCCGGCTTTTCCTCCACGTCCATTTATCTTCTCTTCTGGACATTCCTTATGAAAATCTGGTTGCCGCACTTGCGGAACCAAATCTTCCACGAGGCGCTGCCCCCTTGTTCCAGACACAGCATTCCAAAAAGCGGAAGCATCATGCTTCTGAAGAAATAGATTTTTCCACTAATCGGCTGATCCTGGCTGAGGAAGACAGGAACCAGTTCTGCCAGTCCCCTCTCAAAGAAAAACTGCGCGTTACAAAAATTGTTCCCGCCAGCCCTGTCAGTAGTTACATCAATACCGAAACAGGCAGAACGCCGGGCGGTCAAAAAGTACGGCTCGTCCACCGCACAGAATCAGCGAAGGTGTATGTGCCAATAACCCCTCGCAATAGTGATAATTTCAAGGGCGCACTAGAGCTGGAGGAGATTTCACAAGAAACAATACATTCCCGCATTAAACAGGAATGGGAGCCTGCCGGTGCATTGACATTCAAAGCAACACTGCAACAGATGGAAGAAAACCGGGCCAAGCCCAGACCCTGCAGCCAGTTTTTCCTGTTCAAAACTACCTGCAAACATGTATTCGAAGCCCATGGCATTCCTGTTGAAGTTAAATCCAAGGGGCATGATTTTCACTGGACCCATTTAGGCGCCTGGCGCTTTACCGCCCGTCAGGATCAACAGAACATTGT encodes:
- a CDS encoding DNA/RNA non-specific endonuclease, translated to MPEQIESFLQYIQEMQPTQLSQQDWERAHQLYAAAGKEEEASHLINGLALQLRLPEDCISKYISRPCSSITRWSNLNYLQQHFNQEMIDLFRARALRLLPNHGVLSFTPYVWFELYKRFHSLKNRHLTRLFLHVHLSSLLDIPYENLVAALAEPNLPRGAAPLFQTQHSKKRKHHASEEIDFSTNRLILAEEDRNQFCQSPLKEKLRVTKIVPASPVSSYINTETGRTPGGQKVRLVHRTESAKVYVPITPRNSDNFKGALELEEISQETIHSRIKQEWEPAGALTFKATLQQMEENRAKPRPCSQFFLFKTTCKHVFEAHGIPVEVKSKGHDFHWTHLGAWRFTARQDQQNIVPATAAANYNILETVENDIAKKLKKQGAHISSIEIEVIPYYSGRSRIPRLLKYILCWTETNEQGSKINRQKEHIINTCSHQRVNKALLDTFNKLDELESENAFKMARC